TAAGGAGCTTCTTCCACATCTCGAGAAAGATCAAAACACAGGGTCCAAATGGAACATGTATAAGACCTCAGTGGAGGACGCAAGCTGAAAGAAAGGTCCATTTCTAGGTGGACTCTAgtgaagccatggagaatgtctTTTGGGTGGTCTTGAAGAGGCTCTAACAAACCATTTAAATACCCAGGAAGTACAGACAGAATGTCATCCAGGTTGTTCTGAGCAAGAAAATCTCAAGTTTAACTGAGGATATCAGTGAGAGGTGGAAGAAGAACTATTTAGATCTCCTACACACCAAAGAGGCAGTGCCAGAAGCACTGGACGAGTTTGAGTTCACCTCTTTGGCCAAAGTTACTGTGTTGATTAAAAAGCTCCATCGTTGCAAGTCCATCAAGGCTGGTGAAACTGAAAATGTTGGAAGGACTGGATATTGCAGGAATTTACTGGCTAAAGCATATCTTCAAATTTGTATGTAAGGCAGTGGGAGTCAGTCACTCAGACTGAGACTGAgcgaagagtctgagtgtctgggcttgcaagggtCCTGATAAacaccaacagccaggcctttaatgacctcttgggcacggccatcagcagtgtgtctgtctgtggagagagtgtcgaccttgtcgagaggtttacttacctcggcagtgacattcatgtctctggtgactcttcttatgaagtcagtagacggattgggagagcacaggtggtcatgaggtcgctggaaaggggtgtgtggcgctcctgatttacaaacaaaaggacgaaggtccaagtcttcagagacctggtgcttcctgtcttgctctatggttgtgagacatggacgctatccagtgacctgggatgaaaactggactccttcattactgtgtctcttcggagaatccttgagtatgactggtttgactttgtgttgctcatggagtcccaaatgaggcacattacctgcattgtgagggagcgtcagttacggcactgcggccatgtggcgcgtttccccgagggtgatccagttcgtaagatcttcattgttggggacccgagtgcctggaccaggccaaggggtcgcccacgtaacatctggctgtggcagatagagggtcatttccggagggtgggactggaccccgtgtctgcctggggggttgccaaccaggatcccgagttgtttcaccatgtagtgggtgcggcaactcactgtaccagtgcacgctccccaacttgacttgacttgctgcGGGGGGTGCCCCTGGACTGGCATAGTCCAGTTTTTAAGAAGGTGGACTTGATGGTGTGTTGTAATTATCGAGGACTCGCACTCCTCTGCCTTCCTGATAAAGTATATGCTGGAGTATTGGAACAGAGATCCCAATAGTTTAACTTcacattaatgtatttttttgttctggCCCAAATCTTTACCACTGTACAAATATTTGTGGTTTCATAGGAAGTGACCATTGCTATCTACATGTAGTTTGTGTATTTCGAGTGCCATGATAGTTAAGTGGACGGTGGGACAGGTATGGATACGCCTGAGATAGGATTCTTGAGAACATTGCTGTTAGAAACTGAGAAGTGCTGGGACTCTGTGTCGGTGTTTACTGGCCCCCTTCATGCCCTGTTATGCACTACACGTTGTTTTATGCAAGATTCAGAAATAACAACAGCGCTCTGGGACTGTTGCATGCCATTTGGTCTCTATGTTTGTGGGATAATATTTCTGTTCACATACTTGTTATTAACTCAAGACTGTTCAATATGGTCGCTGGACTCAACCTTTCTCCTCTTTTGTTCAAAGAGCTGCAAAGTTTTACAGAGCATCTGATGTTTGTATGTCTGCTATATgcaaatgatatcatcatcttGGCTTCATCAGGCTCTCTGATCTCCAGTGTAATGGTGCCTACTGGATGAGAACTACCAGTTAGCACCTCCACATCTGTGATCATGGTTCTCTTCTGCAGGTACAGAGTTGCCATGCTGAAAGTAAAATAatagtaaatacattttattatttagcacctttcccatgatcAAGAAATAGATAATCTGGTTAATGGAGAAGTTTTATTGTTGTTTGAAAAACGTATTTTTTCACATTGACGACTTTCACTGTGCATACAAATATCATTTCAAGACAAGATGCCAGTCAAACAAATATGGTCACACAGAAAGCAGACCTGAAAGTTTATGTTACTAACAGGAGGAAAATCCCGCCAAGAATCGAAGTCCAACATTGAACAGTCATTTtatctctctattttaaaaaaaaatcatgggagggagactagggagacaagacgccatcttcttggaagacaatttgacgtcccgtgagagacactttaacgtcacgcgagacatcatttaaaacaagttcacggatatctaacctagcagttgttggaatgcttttggcagacacccttcatgtgctcccagttcttaaaacaacgacaagcagaagacgcagctcgccagcagcaacaagccagcagatgatccgaccgcttctccttagcatgcattcagccaactccattcacaacgcgagcggcagagacacgaagtggcaaaagtacagctgctgtacaggctttgaaatgattgatGTGCAGCGCGGCaaaaagaacacgcagcttgccagcagctgatccgacggcatctccttagcatgcgttcagccgaacccccttcacaacacgagcagcgttacaCGCCCTGCAAGAAAGATTTTACCACAACCGGggcaagaaataaaggacaagtattgtttttacaaaagttttaaagtaaaagtgaaaataatgcatatgtaacaattcccatgaaaataacactctctttaaattgtatatccggtaaaccaaacccgggagtgggcgagtgaagcgagcagggggcagagccccctagtacttaaaaattgaaaacatatttaaaaggaCGGCTATTGTATAGCAGTACTTAATATCGATTAATTTAGTCCTGTCACTAATAAAATTATCCAGACAGATTTGGGCACATTGTAGTAATAGGTGAGGTGAGGTTAGGAgcgcacgctgatacagcgcattgctgcacccaccacatgattaACCAACTCTGGATCCCAGTAATACGGCAAGAACATTAGTGCTCTGCATTAACTtcagcagtagagtgttgtaccgcgTTAGCTATGTGTGGCTCAGCAGcaagtggcacatctccctgcctacagaacaggTGTGGCACCTGCGCACATATCGACACGACAGATCaggtagttataccacattgccagcaggagcataaaataaagggtttgttcacatgcaaatctgctaatgtggtctacctaattgtGTGTATGAGGTGCCCCGACACTGAACTGTATGCTGGGGAAACTGGGCAGACACTGCGCCACAGAGTGAACTCATATACATTTCATATCAATCAGAACATGTTGATCTTCCGGTGGCAGgacactttaacagtaatggccacagcataaaggacCTGAGGGTCACTGcgcttatgggtaatttcaagactcaacaggagcagagagaatgggaatacaaacttatgcttaaattcaatactctactaaatggtctgaatagagacaagagttttaggagcagatatgtggactaccagctgactacatcagaggcctatcttacagacaatgcacttgaAAATAAACCTTACTGGACTTAcatctctagtgatggttatcttatctctgcATTTTATtagttctttaataataataataataatacattttatttatatagcgcctttcccatgctcaaggcacttacagaatttaagaataaacagcagggtatacagtatatagcattgtacacaccaaataaataaataaagaagattaagacagtgaattcagagaaaagcctaacagacaacataattgctggtctcacacacacatacagtacaggtgacatgagcatcttgacgttgaggggtaataaagtcaagttgaGCTAAAAGCcgtcctgaacagatgagtttggagttgtttcttaaaagaattcatggagtcagctgacctgattaattttcgGGAGGTcactccagagtctgggcactcgctatacagctgaaggccctgctgtcactcATGGAGTGGAGATTAGtggggggcacaacaagattaccagaatcagaggaccttagtgggtggacaggcacatagtgatggagaaggtcactgatgtagttatttttttttctccagcctttggagttttatttttgttttttctgtccaccctggccatcggaccttacttattctatgctaattaatgttgacttatttttattttttattttgtcttctatttttctattctttattttgtaaagcactttgagctacatgtttttgtatgaaaatgtgctacaaataaatgttgttgtttggtgtgaggttatttaaggctttgtaggttattagtaggattttatattcaattctgtaagacacggggagccagtgaagacagagcaggatgggtgtgatgtgctcactgctgctggtttgtgtcaggactcttgcagcagagttttgaatcaactggagctgtgatataagattagaagggacacctgccagccacgagttacaataatcgatgcgggatgtgataaaagcagggacaagtttctcagcattagaaaaggagaggaaggagcgaacacgggatatgttacggaggtgaaagtaagaaagtttcttaatgtggtttatgtgggcggaataagagagggaggaatcgaagatgacaccaagattccttgcatcagaagaaggtctgatgagatcaccgtcaagagggactgagaaggagctcattttattaagttgtgctttagtgacaatttgcaggagttcagttttgttgcaatttaattttaaagagttctgcttcatccaggttttaatttcactaaggcaggttgtgagctgagaaagctctgatgaagttgcacttttaacattgaaatagagttgagcgtcatctgcataaaaatgataacccagtccaaagctacgaataatacggccaagaggaagcatataaatacagaagagaagagggccgaggacagagccctgaggagctccttgtgtgactggcgctgagctggatctgctgttgccaagactaacaaactcttgtctatcagtcaggtaggacttgaaccactggagggcagtgccagagatacccagcatgttctccattctggacagtagaatgtcatgtctgacccgagtgtcaaaggctgcactgaggtctaactgAATTAAtttgctggtttgtccagagtctgctgccataagcaaatcattggttaaccatagcagagcagtttcacagctgtcctgcgccctgaaaccagactgaaagggttccatcaagttattagaggttaagtaaatGGTGAACtaggaggctacaacacgctcaagaacttttgatagaaaaggtaagtgggggaaataggccgaaaattgttaagatcgtcaccatcaagaccagacttttttaacatgggggttactgaagcgattttaaaagtgagccaaTCTCAAGGGATgggtttattattgttgtaacagtcaggcttatcattgttctcttctttcagagttaattcatctaaggtttattcattttgctaacatttgaacaaagagGTTGTTGAGAGgaatgaaaaaaaacactttgctgtcccaatataagctagtgtatttttcagtttctttgttacaccttgccctTGCCTGATGAGGGGctttagctgcctcgaaagcttgcatttgtaatctatttagttagtcaataaaaggtgtcattacaCCCTACTTTCTTCTGCATTAACTTAAAATTCTACAATATTTGTAATATGCATAAAACTACTTGTAGTCTTCATAGCATTTTATAATCACAGGTAAGTATGGTTTTCTAATAAGAAATACTAATTAAACACATACAACCAATGACTTTCGAAAAGTGTACAGTATACTCCGATAACAACATGGAAACATCCCCCAATATGGCGCACGCACTTCCGGCCCCCTCCAGTGCACGTGGTTCACACTCAGCCAATTGTAAACATTGATGAGCAGGCCTGGAGGGACAACCCCGCCGCATATTCGCCCCCGCCCCATTCCGCAGCCCGGTAACACCAAGGGGAAAGGCATGTTTGCTGTAATTGCGGGTCACTAGCAACTGGTGGCGCTGCGTCCATTTTATAATTTGCAGGAATATGGCTGGCCAGGAAGACCCGGTCCAGCGAGAGATTCACCAGGATTGGGCGAATCGGGAATATATCGAAGTCATAACTAGCAGCATTAAGAAGATTGCTGATTTCCTCAATTCGTTCGGTAGGTTGATTATGGCTTGGAAAGTCGAAATAAGTGGTCTTAAAAGAGAGAGCAAGCAGGACCGGGTGGATGGGCAAAAAGGAAGGGTTTATGAGAAGCAGCAGGCCAGTGGCTAAGCTGCCTTAGTAAAGACAGAGCCAAGTTACAAGTCCAGTGTTCGAAATTTGGTGTACAAAAGTATTACTAGACGAGGTGGGCCTGGTTGCGTTTCGAGCCTGGGAACTTGTGGCAGGCTGTGGAACCGAACTCGGGCGCATCGTCCGCTGCTTCAGTTTACTCTTCATTCCGCACATCGGCTTGCCTCGCCTCGCCTCTTTGGGTGTCTCCGTAGATCTTAGTACTAAGTCGTTTCCGCATTCCTCTTAATGTCTTTAATGGAGCATTGCAGGCAATGATTCTAATTTACCGCAATTTCAATTCGATACTCGTCTGAGATTTTGAACAGTGTGTTGCACTTTATCAATGGCGTTACATAAAGACTGCTGGGTTGATTTGTCTTTACGTTGGTGCTCTCCTGCTAGCGGGCGATAATTGTTTTCAGCAGATGATGTCCTTCCTCGTTTAACTAAACTGTAGAGGACTGAAAATTTAATGAGAGGTTCTCCGGTCATCTCTCAGAGTAAAGGGGTCTTTGCAGGCCGATATCAATTTCTCGGGCGCAGGAAATTCTAAACTGAAAACACCGGTTCATGCATTTACGTCTTTTTTGTTATgtacctttttttatttaaaaatccatGTTTCGATGTTGCCAGCATAAGCTCACTGTTCTGGATTCACCGAGACACACAATAAATAGACTGCAATGTTCTTAATATCAGTAAAGTCCAATCCTTCACTGGATTTTAGTTATCCGGAGTTACTGTCCAAAATAAGATATGGCTTTTTGAATTTCTGCAAAGTTGTttcccttatttaaaaaaaaatctagcttCTGAAATgcaaaggagagaaaaaataaatattagccATATTTAGTAAACCGTACGATCGTTTACACGTGTTGTTCAAGTTGAACATTAATTGTGatgcacatttattaaacaatagTTACTTCTGTTTCACATCCCAAAACACACGTCTTGTGTCCCATAGGTTGAGTCGTTTGATTAGCCAATAAGGAGGGCGGCTGTTGTTAAAGGCAGTGATTgggcatctttttctttttctgagatgGGCCAGCACTGCTTAATGCCCATGTGAAAAGCTGCCAGATGATAACATATTGGAAGACCTTGTGTTATACctgtagtgttattttttttgttccagcactttttgcaaagtttagtgtagaagtgtgtgtctgtgtacacTACAGGATCAATGTTCATCCCCCCACACtgtaaaaaaagatgtaaaattcaaaatcatattttattaattgaaTATAGGTCTTTTTAAATCAAGTAGCGACTGACCAACACACTACTGGCATGAAGAATTGTCGAAGGTGGCTCACATTctagtggagttttttttttttctgtccaccctggccatcggcccttactcttattctatgttaattaatgttgacttattttcttactgtgtcttttatttttctattcttcattatgtaaagcactttgagctacattttttttggtatgaaatgtgctatataaataaatgttgtaaaatgtttaaattaggaGCTCCATacaaatgcatccatccatttttttttttcccattcatcTACTCCAGTTCACAGCCACGGCTGTCATTTCGAAGCAACTCACTAAAAATTAATGGATTTAATTGGGTATGATCACTGTCTTGTACATTTAGGACTGTGCATTCACATAAACCCTGCATGGCTTCCATATAAAATACCTAAGCTCTTCAAATTTGTAGTTCAGTGAAATGTTATCCACACATCTGtagtgaaaagccaagcaaaatgaccccttttattggctaactgaaaagattacaatatgcaagctttcgaggcaactcaggcccccttcttcaggcaagcttgcatattgtaatctttttagttagccaataaaaggggtcattttgcttgacttctcactgcattcataatggctaacatggtacaacaccctggtTCTCCACACATCTGAAAATTATTTATAAGATTTTTTGcctaatttgccttttttttttttttttaattttgaaaagatCTAATCATTAAATTAGAAATACTTATATTTCAAGGTGGCATGTCTggtatgtttcttttcaataataataaataataaaatttaatttgtagATATGTCTTGCCGGTCCAGGTTGGCGACCCTAAATGAAAAGCTAACTGCACTGGAGAGGAGGATCGAGTACATTGAGGCACGGGTGTGTATACAGAACATCAGTTTGACAAAGCTAGCCTCTTATGAATGTCTTTGCCTGAAGTGCGCAGATTTgcagtttaaatgattttttaatgaattcagttatttttttaaggctaacatttgtaaatttctttttttttctcctcaaggTAACAAAAGGAGAGACCTTGACTTAAGTCTTAAGAACACCCAGAGGCCTGAAAAACCAACCCGTGATTCTGTGTCTGAAATGCAATCTGAAGTCAC
This genomic window from Polypterus senegalus isolate Bchr_013 chromosome 12, ASM1683550v1, whole genome shotgun sequence contains:
- the brk1 gene encoding probable protein BRICK1; translated protein: MAGQEDPVQREIHQDWANREYIEVITSSIKKIADFLNSFDMSCRSRLATLNEKLTALERRIEYIEARVTKGETLT